In the Fusarium oxysporum f. sp. lycopersici 4287 chromosome 9, whole genome shotgun sequence genome, one interval contains:
- a CDS encoding eukaryotic translation initiation factor 6 has product MAVRAQFENSNEVGVFSTLTNSYALVALGASENFYSVFEAELQDIIPTVRTTIAGTRIIGRMTAGNRKGLLVPTTTTDQELQHLRNSLPDSVRIQRIEERLSALGNVIVTNDHIALVHPDLERETEEIIADVLGVEVFRQTVADNVLVGSYMSLSNQGGLVHPKTPIQDQDELSSLLQVPLVAGSVNRGSNVVGAGMVVNDWLAVTGLDTTATELSVIESVFRLGEGQGPSNINTSMKDTMVESFY; this is encoded by the exons ATGGCCGTCCGCGCTCAATTTGAGAACTCCAACGA GGTCGGTGTCTTTTCCACCTTGACCAACTCTTACGCCCTCGTGGCTCTCGGTGCCAGTGAGAACTTCTACAG TGTCTTTGAAGCCGAACTCCAAGATATCATTCCTACTGTGCGAACCACAATCGCTGGTACCCGTATCATTGGCCGTATGACCGCTGGCAACCGTAAGGGTCTTCTCGTTCCCACAACCACAACCGACCAGGAGCTGCAGCACTTGAGAAATTCGCTTCCCGATTCAGTCCGTATCCAGCGTATCGAGGAGCGCTTGTCAGCTCTCGGAAACGTCATCGTCACAAACGATCACATCGCTCTCGTGCACCCTGATTTGGAACGTGAAACAGAAGAGATTATTGCAGATGTCCTCGGCGTGGAAGTGTTCCGTCAGACTGTCGCAGACAATGTCCTGGTGGGCAGCTACATGAGCTTGTCTAACCAGGGTGGTCTCGTGCATCCCAAGACTCCTATCCAAGATCAGGACGAATTGTCCAGCTTGCTTCAGGTTCCTCTCGTCGCCGGTAGTGTCAACCGTGGTTCTAACGTTGTTGGCGCTGGAATGGTCGTCAACGACTGGCTCGCCGTGACTGGTCTCGACACAACTGCCACTGAGCTCAGCGTTATCGAGAGTGTGTTCCGTCTCG
- a CDS encoding hypothetical protein (At least one base has a quality score < 10) → MRNFLGKHSNRSSHALGEPRNSSKTPAASTPTNNSQTPTGGSAATPQAAGHQRQPSHQAQQLQQQQQIQQDQHYQVQQHQQLLDEADSASHGAHFGQSHSVGANANAASANASANNPSSINPHSALSSSHNTAFSSSESFDSQQPPPPSHYLQNQQPPLHLQHPQQQPQGSLPLLPSPSSASAGAPPPPHPYSSPSAASSTTGANINQHPPSLQQQQSSNLSNVAFDPHQQQSEFNDAGLGRSQSIRYSAATPYNFQTSSVEDLNRYGQIPPQQLQQQQQQQQQAQAQAQAQAQAQAQQQTAPAEKRSTRKLIKGIFSGSNRGASDGQHHHSISIGHNNNQSYDNTGGLARRPSKRVQQLPEGQRSPLPQLSSRQGLDDINEHYTAHQSNKSSPSQTSRISLHNTIRQVSGEVDQQQHQQQQQPYEDAAYHQNQSQAPLQQQQQHQQQPQTHIQVHTEDQQPQSGYETNVYDQQQSTFRQSLGTGPFCTTLFGFFIPLSERGQLSPVFSHESPIADSDQRSAKLQSATNSPAVNHALYIQNQGSTPSLPPAQQTTTQPQQPGMAPPTGGPPSARRPDSDKLRGQADVPGGPPPTYRPANSMNNMNPLPPVPPQSAGNSPAYRGDRPSPYEGQTVDQGRDSPQPVSAVPAEAGENDKSFKDLLTKYKNVKRLYFDGKGQIEALNGQIVHLQNAVANQRMSQSRTALDDSEYSTRFNRLNGAINNLSFNIRKDWRCVPQWLDKYVSTEALKTGKAEMTAIGRAVISRWIMEEVFNKCFHPGLDAQLSQSLKEIELGIRSNTHTLTSQEEFDALTNKIVSWRMTSLDGLHRQLNSPAANDNRNAFIAKSTASLTSCLYQFLCNPPPPGVDGSASMIVELAVGIAANLPLESRDVAITYPLPGEIVQPHVMEVEKAALPVLEAQKGEGEGDDKDGDDEKSGKAKTGTLNNAAPPESGEGNDASKSARKDADKDTFVAALPKDSNRVRFAGFMALEVRGRQVLMKAPVWTL, encoded by the exons ATGAGGAACTTCCTCGGCAAGCACAGCAACCGGTCATCGCATGCGCTCGGTGAGCCGCGAAACTCGTCCAAGACGCCTGCGGCTTCAACCCCGACGAACAACAGCCAGACTCCGACAGGCGGTAGTGCTGCGACACCTCAAGCGGCAGGCCACCAGCGTCAACCAAGCCACCAGGCTCAGCAgctccaacaacagcagcagatCCAGCAGGATCAACACTATCAAGttcagcagcaccagcaactCCTTGACGAGGCAGACTCAGCCTCCCACGGCGCCCACTTCGGCCAGTCGCACTCGGTCGGTGCCAATGCCAACGCTGCCAGTGCTAATGCGAGCGCCAACAATCCTTCCAGCATAAACCCCCATTCAGCCTTGTCCTCGTCCCATAATACCGCCTTCAGCTCGAGCGAGTCCTTTGATTCACAACAGCCGCCTCCCCCCTCTCACTACCTGCAGAATCAACAGCCGCCGTtacatctccaacatccccagcagcagcctcaaggTTCTCTACCGTTACtgccctccccctcctccgcctccgcTGGCGCCCCTCCCCCGCCGCATCCCTATAGCTCGCCTTCAGCCGCCAGTAGCACAACCGGTGCTAACATTAATCAACATCCTCCTTCAttacagcagcagcagagttCCAACCTTTCTAACGTCGCATTTgatcctcatcagcaacagagCGAATTTAACGACGCGGGCCTGGGCCGTTCGCAGAGTATCCGTTATAGCGCTGCCACGCCTTACAACTTCCAGACCTCATCCGTAGAGGACCTGAACCGTTACGGCCAAATTCCACCCCAGCAGCtacaacagcagcaacagcagcagcagcaagcaCAGGCACAAGCACAGGCACAAGCACAGGCACAAGCACAACAGCAAACAGCTCCTGCTGAGAAGCGCTCGACTCGAAAATTGATTAAGGGCATATTTTCTGGGTCCAATCGTGGGGCGTCTGACGGCCAGCACCACCATAGCATAAGCATCGGCCACAATAACAACCAATCCTACGATAATACTGGCGGCCTTGCACGTCGGCCTTCCAAGCGG GTCCAGCAGCTCCCTGAGGGTCAACGCTCCCCCTTACCCCAGCTTTCGTCTCGCCAAGGTCTCGACGATATCAATGAACACTATACCGCGCATCAATCTAACAAGTCATCACCTTCACAGACTTCACGAATTTCGCTCCACAACACCATTCGCCAAGTTTCTGGTGAAGTagaccaacagcaacatcagcagcagcaacagccttACGAGGACGCCGCCTATCaccagaaccagagccaGGCCCCGctacagcagcagcagcagcaccaacAGCAGCCGCAAACCCACATTCAGGTACATACGGAGGACCAACAACCACAAAGCGGTTACGAGACGAACGTGTACGACCAGCAACAATCAACTTTTAGACAGAGTCTTGGCACTGGGCCTTTCTGTACAACACTTTTCGGGTTTTTCATACCTCTCAGCGAGCGAGGCCAATTATCACCAGTG TTCTCGCATGAATCGCCCATCGCCGACTCGGACCAGCGTTCGGCCAAACTGCAATCAGCAACCAACTCTCCCGCTGTGAACCACGCCCTGTATATACAGAATCAAGGTTCAACCCCGAGCCTTCCTCCTGCTCAACAAACAACTACCCAACCGCAGCAACCCGGTATGGCACCACCGACCGGAGGACCTCCATCCGCGCGCCGTCCTGACTCCGATAAATTGCGTGGGCAGGCCGATGTCCCCGGTGGCCCGCCCCCCACTTACCGTCCCGCCAACTCTATGAACAACATGAACCCGCTGCCTCCCGTGCCGCCACAGTCGGCTGGCAACTCACCGGCCTACCGTGGCGATCGCCCATCTCCGTATGAGGGTCAAACCGTGGATCAAGGAAGGGACAGCCCCCAGCCAGTATCTGCAGTCCCCGCCGAGGCTGGCGAAAATGACAAGTCTTTCAAGGACCTGT TAACTAAGTACAAGAACGTCAAGAGACTCTACTTTGATGGCAAGGGACAGATTGAGGCGCTCAATGGTCAAATCGTGCACCTCCAGAATGCAGTCGCCAACCAGCGCATGTCGCAATCGCGTACCGCTCTCGATGACAGTGAATACTCGACACGATTCAACCGACTCAATGGTGCCATTAACAACCTTTCGTTCAACATTCGAAAAGATTGGCGGTGCGTGCCGCAATGGCTTGACAAGTATGTCAGCACAGAAGCACTCAAGACGGGAAAGGCTGAGATGACAGCTATTGGACGCGCTGTCATCTCACGCTGGATCATGGAGGAGGTGTTCAACAAGTGTTTTCACCCTGGACTGGATGCGCAGCTGAGCCAATCtctcaaggagattgagcTGGGCATTCGAAGCAACACGCATACTTTGACTAGTCAGGAAGAGTTCGACGCCCTGACGAACAAGATTGTGAGCTGGCGGATGACATCATTGGACGGTTTGCACCGACAGCTTAACTCACCAGCTGCGAACGATAATCGCAATGCATTTATCGCCAAGTCAACGGCATCCCTGACAAGCTGTCTTTACCAGTTCCTTTGCAACCCGCCACCACCTGGCGTGGATGGTAGCGCATCGATGATCGTGGAGCTTGCGGTGGGCATTGCAGCCAACCTCCCCCTGGAGAGTCGGGATGTGGCCATTACCTACCCGTTACCTGGAGAGATCGTCCAGCCGCATGTAATGGAAGTTGAAAAGGCGGCCTTGCCAGTCTTGGAGGCTCAGaagggagagggagagggcGACGACAAGGACGGCGACGATGAAAAGAGCGGCAAAGCTAAGACTGGTACGTTGAATAATGCAGCCCCGCCCGAGAGCGGGGAGGGTAACGATGCTTCAAAGAGCGCAAGGAAGGATGCTGACAAGGACACTTTTGTAGCGGCCCTGCCGAAGGACTCGAACAGGGTGCGATTCGCAGGATTTATGGCGTTGGAAGTACGAGGAAGACAAGTTCTGATGAAGGCGCCTGTCTGGACTTTGTGA
- a CDS encoding hypothetical protein (At least one base has a quality score < 10) — protein MLILSPSFMLGAAALLVITHIIIRLTSATAKVPGPFVSNFTSLVLKWHELNANRTMYIHELHKRYGPVVRVAPNEVSFTSIDALKEIYGSGGSGYDKTEFYDLFQVYGKRTMFSTLVKGDHAKRRRMIGDRYANSNVMKQAPLAGIQERSKRFVERCVDSPDKTADVFRALHAYACDCVTHQLFHPYGSNCLQNKDDEEMMHQVAADDSLQNRLVQYYSPILHRLGSSILTSFAKPRLIPLADNFVIENAKENGAADFTVLNRLKEKDSVLDTIDMAAECLDHMAAGIDTTGDVLCFLMWELSQPRSTKYQRLLREEFRSKPDAHFDELPMLDAVLNEGLRCFPAIPMSLPRYVPHGGRVIDGFSLPEKSVVSCQALSVHRINDHVFPEPDKFYPERWLEAEGDADRRRHQWAFSSGGRGCIGKHLAMAEMKTLLRDVYSRYETEPDESMKSESMAMDDQLISSRPLGKRCLLKFVPVKG, from the exons ATGTTGATACTATCACCAAGCTTCATGCTTGGAGCCGCCGCTCTCCTTGTCATTACTCATATCATTATCCGCTTGACTTCGGCTACCGCAAAGGTTCCCGGTCCCTTCGTATCCAACTTCACCTCACTTGTACTGAAATGGCACGAACTCAATGCCAACCGTACCATGTACATTCACGAGCTTCATAAGAGATATGGCCCAGTGGTCAGGGTCGCACCCAATGAGGTCTCCTTCACTTCGATTGATGCTCTCAAAGAAATTTATGGTTCCGGTGGTAGCGGATATGACAAGACCGAGTTTTATGACCTCTTTCAAGTCTACGGCAAGCG AACAATGTTCTCAACATTGGTTAAAGGCGAC CATGCGAAACGACGGAGGATGATTGGCGATAGATATGCCAACAGCAACGTAATGAAGCAAGCCCCCCTGGCCGGGATACAAGAACGCTCCAAGAGGTTTGTTGAGCGTTGTGTTGACTCACCTGACAAGACGGCAGACGTATTT AGAG CGTTGCACGCATATGCTTGTGATTGTGTTACGCACCAGTTGTTTCACCCATATGGAAGCAACTGCCTGCAAAACAAGGACGATGAAGAAATGATGCATCAAGTTGCTGCCGATGACAGTCTTCAAA ACCGTCTGGTTCAGTACTATAGCCCGATTCTTCACCGTCTTGGATCCAGCATTCTGACTAGCTTTGCCAAACCTCGATTGATTCCCCTGGCCGACAACTTTGTGATTGAAAACGCCAAAGAAAATGGTGCGGCAGATTTCACCGTATTAAACCGgctcaaggagaaggatagCGTCCTTGATACTATCGACATGGCTGCCGAGTGTCTCGATCATATGGCTGCTGGCATCGATACAACCGGCGACGTTCTGTGCTTCTTAATGTGGGAACTTTCACAGCCCCGGTCGACAAAGTATCAACGACTTCTGCGAGAAGAGTTTCGAAGCAAGCCTGACGCCCACTTTGACGAGTTGCCCATGCTAGATGCTGTCCTAAACGAGGGACTGAGATGTTTCCCCGCTATTCCGATGTCATTGCCTCGATACGTCCCCCACGGTGGCCGTGTCATTGATGGGTTCTCCTTACCCGAGAAGTCAGTTGTCAGTTGTCAGGCCCTTTCAGTTCACCGAATCAACGATCATGTCTTCCCCGAGCCGGACAAGTTCTACCCTGAAAGGTGGTTGGAAGCCGAAGGAGACGCTGACCGACGAAGACACCAATGGGCCTTCTCCagtggaggaagaggatgcaTCGGGAAACA CCTTGCCATGGCGGAGATGAAGACCCTGCTGCGAGACGTGTATTCACGATACGAAACTGAGCCGGATGAATCAATGAAGAGCGAATCTATGGCGATGGACGATCAACTGATATCCTCACGACCTCTCGGAAAGCGATGCCTCCTTAAATTCGTGCCTGTGAAGGGCTGA
- a CDS encoding hypothetical protein (At least one base has a quality score < 10) has product MLILSPSFMLGAAALLVITHIIIRLTSATAKVPGPFVSNFTSLVLKWHELNANRTMYIHELHKRYGPVVRVAPNEVSFTSIDALKEIYGSGGSGYDKTEFYDLFQVYGKRTMFSTLVKGDHAKRRRMIGDRYANSNVMKQAPLAGIQERSKRFVERCVDSPDKTADVFRALHAYACDCVTHQLFHPYGSNCLQNKDDEEMMHQVAADDSLQNRLVQYYSPILHRLGSSILTSFAKPRLIPLADNFVIENAKENGAADFTVLNRLKEKDSVLDTIDMAAECLDHMAAGIDTTGDVLCFLMWELSQPRSTKYQRLLREEFRSKPDAHFDELPMLDAVLNEGLRCFPAIPMSLPRYVPHGGRVIDGFSLPEKSVVSCQALSVHRINDHVFPEPDKFYPERWLEAEGDADRRRHQWAFSSGGRGCIGKQ; this is encoded by the exons ATGTTGATACTATCACCAAGCTTCATGCTTGGAGCCGCCGCTCTCCTTGTCATTACTCATATCATTATCCGCTTGACTTCGGCTACCGCAAAGGTTCCCGGTCCCTTCGTATCCAACTTCACCTCACTTGTACTGAAATGGCACGAACTCAATGCCAACCGTACCATGTACATTCACGAGCTTCATAAGAGATATGGCCCAGTGGTCAGGGTCGCACCCAATGAGGTCTCCTTCACTTCGATTGATGCTCTCAAAGAAATTTATGGTTCCGGTGGTAGCGGATATGACAAGACCGAGTTTTATGACCTCTTTCAAGTCTACGGCAAGCG AACAATGTTCTCAACATTGGTTAAAGGCGAC CATGCGAAACGACGGAGGATGATTGGCGATAGATATGCCAACAGCAACGTAATGAAGCAAGCCCCCCTGGCCGGGATACAAGAACGCTCCAAGAGGTTTGTTGAGCGTTGTGTTGACTCACCTGACAAGACGGCAGACGTATTT AGAG CGTTGCACGCATATGCTTGTGATTGTGTTACGCACCAGTTGTTTCACCCATATGGAAGCAACTGCCTGCAAAACAAGGACGATGAAGAAATGATGCATCAAGTTGCTGCCGATGACAGTCTTCAAA ACCGTCTGGTTCAGTACTATAGCCCGATTCTTCACCGTCTTGGATCCAGCATTCTGACTAGCTTTGCCAAACCTCGATTGATTCCCCTGGCCGACAACTTTGTGATTGAAAACGCCAAAGAAAATGGTGCGGCAGATTTCACCGTATTAAACCGgctcaaggagaaggatagCGTCCTTGATACTATCGACATGGCTGCCGAGTGTCTCGATCATATGGCTGCTGGCATCGATACAACCGGCGACGTTCTGTGCTTCTTAATGTGGGAACTTTCACAGCCCCGGTCGACAAAGTATCAACGACTTCTGCGAGAAGAGTTTCGAAGCAAGCCTGACGCCCACTTTGACGAGTTGCCCATGCTAGATGCTGTCCTAAACGAGGGACTGAGATGTTTCCCCGCTATTCCGATGTCATTGCCTCGATACGTCCCCCACGGTGGCCGTGTCATTGATGGGTTCTCCTTACCCGAGAAGTCAGTTGTCAGTTGTCAGGCCCTTTCAGTTCACCGAATCAACGATCATGTCTTCCCCGAGCCGGACAAGTTCTACCCTGAAAGGTGGTTGGAAGCCGAAGGAGACGCTGACCGACGAAGACACCAATGGGCCTTCTCCagtggaggaagaggatgcaTCGGGAAACAGTGA
- a CDS encoding hypothetical protein (At least one base has a quality score < 10): MPTVPCTFTSFIRDMAQWSGSHPMRSPSLRLMLSKKFMVPVVADMTRPSFMTSFKSTASGKNSHYRSGMLVLTVPCRTMFSTLVKGDHAKRRRMIGDRYANSNVMKQAPLAGIQERSKRFVERCVDSPDKTADVFRALHAYACDCVTHQLFHPYGSNCLQNKDDEEMMHQVAADDSLQNRLVQYYSPILHRLGSSILTSFAKPRLIPLADNFVIENAKENGAADFTVLNRLKEKDSVLDTIDMAAECLDHMAAGIDTTGDVLCFLMWELSQPRSTKYQRLLREEFRSKPDAHFDELPMLDAVLNEGLRCFPAIPMSLPRYVPHGGRVIDGFSLPEKSVVSCQALSVHRINDHVFPEPDKFYPERWLEAEGDADRRRHQWAFSSGGRGCIGKHLAMAEMKTLLRDVYSRYETEPDESMKSESMAMDDQLISSRPLGKRCLLKFVPVKG; encoded by the exons ATGCCAACCGTACCATGTACATTCACGAGCTTCATAAGAGATATGGCCCAGTGGTCAGGGTCGCACCCAATGAGGTCTCCTTCACTTCGATTGATGCTCTCAAAGAAATTTATGGTTCCGGTGGTAGCGGATATGACAAGACCGAGTTTTATGACCTCTTTCAAGTCTACGGCAAGCGGTAAGAACTCACATTATAGGAGTGGGATGCTGGTTCTGACTGTGCCTTGCAGAACAATGTTCTCAACATTGGTTAAAGGCGAC CATGCGAAACGACGGAGGATGATTGGCGATAGATATGCCAACAGCAACGTAATGAAGCAAGCCCCCCTGGCCGGGATACAAGAACGCTCCAAGAGGTTTGTTGAGCGTTGTGTTGACTCACCTGACAAGACGGCAGACGTATTT AGAG CGTTGCACGCATATGCTTGTGATTGTGTTACGCACCAGTTGTTTCACCCATATGGAAGCAACTGCCTGCAAAACAAGGACGATGAAGAAATGATGCATCAAGTTGCTGCCGATGACAGTCTTCAAA ACCGTCTGGTTCAGTACTATAGCCCGATTCTTCACCGTCTTGGATCCAGCATTCTGACTAGCTTTGCCAAACCTCGATTGATTCCCCTGGCCGACAACTTTGTGATTGAAAACGCCAAAGAAAATGGTGCGGCAGATTTCACCGTATTAAACCGgctcaaggagaaggatagCGTCCTTGATACTATCGACATGGCTGCCGAGTGTCTCGATCATATGGCTGCTGGCATCGATACAACCGGCGACGTTCTGTGCTTCTTAATGTGGGAACTTTCACAGCCCCGGTCGACAAAGTATCAACGACTTCTGCGAGAAGAGTTTCGAAGCAAGCCTGACGCCCACTTTGACGAGTTGCCCATGCTAGATGCTGTCCTAAACGAGGGACTGAGATGTTTCCCCGCTATTCCGATGTCATTGCCTCGATACGTCCCCCACGGTGGCCGTGTCATTGATGGGTTCTCCTTACCCGAGAAGTCAGTTGTCAGTTGTCAGGCCCTTTCAGTTCACCGAATCAACGATCATGTCTTCCCCGAGCCGGACAAGTTCTACCCTGAAAGGTGGTTGGAAGCCGAAGGAGACGCTGACCGACGAAGACACCAATGGGCCTTCTCCagtggaggaagaggatgcaTCGGGAAACA CCTTGCCATGGCGGAGATGAAGACCCTGCTGCGAGACGTGTATTCACGATACGAAACTGAGCCGGATGAATCAATGAAGAGCGAATCTATGGCGATGGACGATCAACTGATATCCTCACGACCTCTCGGAAAGCGATGCCTCCTTAAATTCGTGCCTGTGAAGGGCTGA
- a CDS encoding translation initiation factor 5: MALVNVRRDVSDAFYRYKMERLQTKIEGKGNGIKTVVVNLSSVAASLARPGSYVIKYFGFELGAQTNIDPKDDRWIINGAHDAPKLQDHLDGFINKFVLCKKCKNPETDVVIKDDRILLDCKACGQRTDVDIRLKLSGFILKNQPKKGKKDKAERRAAKKARQNGNAANGTNGQNGAGSDEASENGSNDNGDEDVGSDDEFQKVAAEAAEAAQENEVKEHEWAVDMSEEAVKARQASLPGEFKQKLNIGDDDDEEGEGGPTIYDELGDWIQSQAEEKGSVDKVESIDIYVKAKEFGIEGKHRSVLVLVQTIFDKNIVAQIPKRASMLKQFVTSERHEKALLGGTERLVGTLAADHPEMFQSIVKILQLYYHYDLISEEVVTKWGSKASKKYTDISTSKKVRKAAEPFLTWLAEADSEESSDEE; encoded by the exons ATGGCTCTCGTCAACGTTCGTCGCGATGTCAGCGATGCTTTCTATCGTTACAAGATGGAGCGTCTGCAGACCAAGATTGAAGGTAAAGGAAACGGTATCAAGACCGTCGTCGTCAACCTGAGCAGCGTTGCTGCCTCTCTTGCCCGCCCTGGTTCTTATGTCATTAAGTACTTTGGTTTTGAGCTTGGTGCTCAGACCAACATTGATCCCAAAGACGACCGTTGGATCATCAACGGTGCTCACGATGCCCCCAAGCTTCAGGATCACCTCGATGGGTTCATCAACAAGTTCGTCCTCTGCAAGAAATGCAAGAACCCCGAGACCGATGTTGTCATCAAGGATGATCGTATCCTGCTTGACTGCAAAGCCTGCGGTCAGCGTACCGATGTCGACATCCGCCTGAAGCTCAGTGGCTTTATCCTCAAGAACCAGcccaagaagggcaagaaggacaaggccgAGCGCAGggctgccaagaaggctcGACAGAACGGCAATGCTGCCAACGGCACCAATGGTCAGAATGGTGCTGGCAGTGATGAGGCATCTGAGAACGGCTCAAACGATAACGGCGACGAGGACGTTGGCAGTGACGACGAGTTCCAAAAGGTTGCGGCAGAGGCCGCCGAAGCCGCTCAGGAGAACGAAGTCAAGGAGCATGAATGGGCTGTTGACATGAGCGAGGAAGCCGTCAAGGCCCGTCAGGCCTCTCTCCCCGGCGAGTTCAAGCAGAAGCTCAAtattggcgatgatgatgatgaagaaggcgaggGTGGCCCCACCATCTacgatgagcttggcgacTGGATCCAGTCCCAGGCCGAGGAAAAGGGCAGCGTTGACAAGGTCGAATCCATCGACATCTatgtcaaggccaaggagtTTGGTATCGAAGGCAAGCATCGTAgtgttcttgttcttgtccaAACCATCTTCGATAAGAACATTGTTGCCCAAATTCCCAAGCGTGCTAGCATGCTCAAGCAG TTTGTTACCTCTGAGCGTCACGAGAAGGCTCTTCTCGGCGGAACCGAACGTCTCGTCGGTACTCTGGCCGCCGACCACCCCGAGATGTTCCAGTCTATCGTCAAGATTCTCCAGCTCTACTACCACTATGACCTGATCAGCGAGGAGGTCGTGACCAAATGGGGATCCAAGGCTAGCAAGAAGTACACTGACATCTCCACCTCCAAGAAGGTTCGCAAGGCTGCTGAGCCTTTCTTGACCTGGCTTGCCGAGGCTGATTCGGAGGAGTCTTCTGACGAGGAGTAA